The Etheostoma spectabile isolate EspeVRDwgs_2016 chromosome 1, UIUC_Espe_1.0, whole genome shotgun sequence genome has a segment encoding these proteins:
- the LOC116690191 gene encoding mucin-15 isoform X2 — MGLHLKLTAGLLLLVQAFHLASLQDSTDSPGRTIDKSWLRAGILKHLASLQNSTDSPGWTIDHSWLRADSLKDLSENQNAAVNEEETEFDQTPDANARGSSNELSSGIASGFMTHEEEENVAGQDTGANETSNNLTADNPTNGLTFPTNFTTDQPNWRDTTISPSNTTSVITNSSQVNITESEEKSSTMSPQNSTTHLSAPNSTSFSDNSNRTDLPTTTLSPESNATQESTKPNTDTGLTNATESTNTTTVITTMKPEIKETSTTFTTTSSSTTVFPSETTETSPETTTPAAPITYEKVNNTDRDAASGGSEERGLAKESNTSKRNQAWGAVLGTAVAVAIVGLVAYVILKKKHQKGFSHSKLVEEYPSDPVIRLDNSEPLDLNFGGLAYYNPGLQGDNIQMTNFPGRR; from the exons ATGGGACTGCATTTAAAACTCACAGCAGGCCTCCTTCTGCTTGTCCAGGCCTTTCACCTGGCATCGCTCCAAGATTCAACCGACTCTCCGGGGCGGACAATTGATAAAAGTTGGCTCCGTGCTGGCATACTCAAACATCTGGCATCGCTCCAAAATTCAACTGACTCTCCGGGGTGGACAATTGACCATAGCTGGCTCCGTGCTGACTCACTCAAAGATCTGTCTGAAAACCAAAACGCTGCAGTTAATGAAGAGGAGACAGAGTTTGATCAGACACCTGATGCTAATGCTAGGGGGTCAAGCAATGAACTCAGCAGTGGGATAGCATCTGGATTCATGACTCATGAAGAAGAGGAGAATGTGGCAGGCCAAGATACGGGTGCAAATGAAACATCTAATAATCTGACTGCTGACAATCCAACCAATGGTCTCACATTTCCCACAAATTTTACAACCGATCAACCTAATTGGCGAGACACCACCATTTCTCCATCTAACACAACTTCAGTTATCACAAACTCAAGTCAGGTCAACATTACAGAAAGTGAGGAAAAATCATCGACCATGAGCCCTCAAAACTCCACAACTCATCTTAGCGCACCAAACTCCACCAGCTTTTCAGATAACTCCAATCGCACCGATTTGCCAACAACCACCTTGTCTCCAGAGAGTAATGCTACTCAAGAATCCACAAAACCCAACACAGATACAGGGTTAACTAATGCTACTGAATCTACCAACACAACAACTGTAATAACCACAATGAAGCCAGAGATAAAGGAAACATCCACCACATTTACCACCACATCTTCCTCTACAACGGTGTTCCCATCCGAAACCACAGAAACGAGCCCTGAGACTACAACTCCCGCTGCTCCAATCACATATGAGAAGGTCAACAATACAGACCGAGATGCAGCCTCAGGGGGCAGCGAGGAAAGAG GTTTGGCAAAGGAGAGCAACACGAGTAAAAGAAACCAAGCGTGGGGAGCTGTTCTGGGAACGGCGGTGGCTGTGGCCATTGTGGGACTGGTAGCCTACGTCATCCTGAAGAAGAAACACCAGAAGGGTTTCTCTCACAGTAAACTGGTGGAGGAATATCCTTCAGACCCAG TTATCAGATTAGACAACAGCGAACCTTTGGACTTGAACTTCGGTGGCTTGGCCTACTACAACCCAGGACTCCAAGGGGATAACATCCAAATGACCAACTTCCCAGGACGCCGCTGA
- the LOC116690191 gene encoding mucin-15 isoform X1: MRFRACCYCWQVEKQVGQVGSLNATLLSPPPSFLARLSGPTADSLSHVGRSVKSICCLCTCSHLIYPLRIRVYPPKKEMGLHLKLTAGLLLLVQAFHLASLQDSTDSPGRTIDKSWLRAGILKHLASLQNSTDSPGWTIDHSWLRADSLKDLSENQNAAVNEEETEFDQTPDANARGSSNELSSGIASGFMTHEEEENVAGQDTGANETSNNLTADNPTNGLTFPTNFTTDQPNWRDTTISPSNTTSVITNSSQVNITESEEKSSTMSPQNSTTHLSAPNSTSFSDNSNRTDLPTTTLSPESNATQESTKPNTDTGLTNATESTNTTTVITTMKPEIKETSTTFTTTSSSTTVFPSETTETSPETTTPAAPITYEKVNNTDRDAASGGSEERGLAKESNTSKRNQAWGAVLGTAVAVAIVGLVAYVILKKKHQKGFSHSKLVEEYPSDPVIRLDNSEPLDLNFGGLAYYNPGLQGDNIQMTNFPGRR; encoded by the exons ATGCGGTTCAGGGCGTGTTGCTATTGCTGGCAGGTGGAGAAGCAGGTTGGACAGGTTGGCTCCCTGAATGCAACTCTGTTGagccctcctccctccttccttgcTCGTCTCTCCGGGCCGACTGCTGATTCACTCTCACATGTTGGCCGCTCAGTGAAGAGTATTTGTTGCCTGTGCACCTGTTCTCACCTGATATACCCTTTACGAATAAG AGTataccccccaaaaaaggaaATGGGACTGCATTTAAAACTCACAGCAGGCCTCCTTCTGCTTGTCCAGGCCTTTCACCTGGCATCGCTCCAAGATTCAACCGACTCTCCGGGGCGGACAATTGATAAAAGTTGGCTCCGTGCTGGCATACTCAAACATCTGGCATCGCTCCAAAATTCAACTGACTCTCCGGGGTGGACAATTGACCATAGCTGGCTCCGTGCTGACTCACTCAAAGATCTGTCTGAAAACCAAAACGCTGCAGTTAATGAAGAGGAGACAGAGTTTGATCAGACACCTGATGCTAATGCTAGGGGGTCAAGCAATGAACTCAGCAGTGGGATAGCATCTGGATTCATGACTCATGAAGAAGAGGAGAATGTGGCAGGCCAAGATACGGGTGCAAATGAAACATCTAATAATCTGACTGCTGACAATCCAACCAATGGTCTCACATTTCCCACAAATTTTACAACCGATCAACCTAATTGGCGAGACACCACCATTTCTCCATCTAACACAACTTCAGTTATCACAAACTCAAGTCAGGTCAACATTACAGAAAGTGAGGAAAAATCATCGACCATGAGCCCTCAAAACTCCACAACTCATCTTAGCGCACCAAACTCCACCAGCTTTTCAGATAACTCCAATCGCACCGATTTGCCAACAACCACCTTGTCTCCAGAGAGTAATGCTACTCAAGAATCCACAAAACCCAACACAGATACAGGGTTAACTAATGCTACTGAATCTACCAACACAACAACTGTAATAACCACAATGAAGCCAGAGATAAAGGAAACATCCACCACATTTACCACCACATCTTCCTCTACAACGGTGTTCCCATCCGAAACCACAGAAACGAGCCCTGAGACTACAACTCCCGCTGCTCCAATCACATATGAGAAGGTCAACAATACAGACCGAGATGCAGCCTCAGGGGGCAGCGAGGAAAGAG GTTTGGCAAAGGAGAGCAACACGAGTAAAAGAAACCAAGCGTGGGGAGCTGTTCTGGGAACGGCGGTGGCTGTGGCCATTGTGGGACTGGTAGCCTACGTCATCCTGAAGAAGAAACACCAGAAGGGTTTCTCTCACAGTAAACTGGTGGAGGAATATCCTTCAGACCCAG TTATCAGATTAGACAACAGCGAACCTTTGGACTTGAACTTCGGTGGCTTGGCCTACTACAACCCAGGACTCCAAGGGGATAACATCCAAATGACCAACTTCCCAGGACGCCGCTGA